The following coding sequences are from one Scylla paramamosain isolate STU-SP2022 chromosome 21, ASM3559412v1, whole genome shotgun sequence window:
- the LOC135111283 gene encoding uncharacterized protein LOC135111283 has product MPSTSLPSPRFTSPLPSVTLPCHNLKSYPPILFPPSPAQQTNPNHTSIPRPSPASTTAASQQKPRPPPRPRPSTHTHTHSTTNKNLHPAPQHQSRAPRTAFANIPPPILSPSGIPLVVVPVNTPSTPAPKNPPLLPSRSLLPPPVFPEPRPPPSLRLQPLFALQELSGSSNQDDSIPERRDAVVSHTPALDTGKDEAALILQSLQGSPRDRTHNTGPLNMSDSPWVPLYPLPTTTRPGKQSKVPQSTDSKSLAPPIPPSRSSSVKALLKAPQRSPGKDPEEDAIRDAMIELQRLN; this is encoded by the exons ATGCCCTCCACCTCCCTGCCCTCACCTCGcttcacctctccccttcctagT GTCACCCTCCCCTGCCATAACCTCAAATCTtaccctcccatcctcttccctccatccccagCCCAGCAAACTAACCCCAACCACACCTCTATTCCCCGGCCGTCCCCAGCCTCCACCACAGCAGCGTCCCAGCAAaagcctcgtcctcctcctcgtcctcggccctccactcacacccacacccactcaACCACCAACAAGAATCTGCATCCCGCACCCCAGCACCAGTCCCGCGCCCCACGCACCGCCTTCGCTAACATACCACCCCCGATTTTGTCCCCTTCCGGCATCCCTCTGGTGGTGGTTCCTGTCAATACCCCCTCGACTCCTGCCCCAAAaaaccctcctctcctcccaagTCGAagtctcctccctccaccagtgTTTCCCGAACCCAGGCCGCCTCCGTCACTACGCCTCCAGCCGCTCTTCGCCCTACAGGAGCTTAGCGGCTCCTCTAACCAAGACGACTCCATACCTGAAAGGCGTGACGCGGTGGTCAGTCACACGCCAGCATTAGACACTGGAAAAGATGAGGCTGCCCTGATACTACAGTCACTCCAGGGTTCACCCAGGGACAGAACACACAACACTGGCCCCTTAAACATGTCTGACTCTCCCTGGGTGCCTCTCTATCCTCTTCCCACCACTACCAGGCCAGGCAAACAGTCAAAGGTCCCTCAGTCCACCGACAGCAAGTCCCTCGCCCCTCCTATTCCACCCAGCCGCTCTAGCTCAGTCAAGGCTTTGCTTAAGGCACCCCAGCGCTCTCCCGGCAAGGACCCTGAGGAGGATGCCATCAGGGACGCCATGATTGAACTTCAGAGGCTTAACTAA
- the LOC135111030 gene encoding hexosaminidase D-like, which produces MALFRCRSTRMVLVALGLATAAIMTLGWWWRLLGASRPFPGRDPVFLEATGHSQAPQLYRSTHTRLQTHPDTAVPADRFWHLDLKGGAPRVEVLESLMVLAARAGATGVLVEWEDAFPYTGALANLSAHTAYTMQEVHRIAEAAKGAGLTLVHLMQSLGHLEYALKLPQWAELREGESPAEACPSRPATARLVTDAIDQLMSAMPSSLVHIGADEVFTLGQCSRCRARDMTPLNLYLHHVLHVAKHVRTRWGVRVLMWDDMVRRAPVQALRALAGVAEPVVWAYGPDVTRMVPAYILRTYAAIFPKVWLAPAFKGATGPRAIMPDAARHAANTLAWVQVAQRMQHARLNVAGLIITGWSRYDHFSVLCELLPPSTPSLVLTLLTASRGSLTPASLQDAHALLDCPPHVMLNPAQDRHLWATRDCAFPGANVAALLHRFARLRDDVKDMHHEAEEKGGWLTPYNLRYNFSSPARVREATMSLRSLSSSLKEMYEEARAVLSQYHDTHTTKEWTEQHLDPLNTTLTSLRRAATTLLSFTVWPRRPLDLTRPNQLTKTLRNHSHSSLTL; this is translated from the coding sequence ATGGCACTGTTCAGGTGCCGCAGCACTCGCATGGTCCTGGTGGCGCTGGGCCTCGCCACGGCCGCCATCATGACGTTGGGTTGGTGGTGGCGACTACTGGGGGCATCGCGGCCATTCCCAGGGCGAGACCCAGTCTTCCTGGAAGCCACGGGGCACTCCCAGGCCCCGCAGCTCTACCGCAGCACACACACGCGGCTACAGACGCACCCTGATACAGCAGTCCCCGCTGACCGCTTCTGGCATCTGGACCTAAAAGGCGGCGCCCCCAGGGTAGAGGTGCTGGAAAGCCTAATGGTGTTGGCGGCGCGGGCTGGAGCCACGGGCGTGCTGGTGGAGTGGGAGGACGCCTTTCCTTATACGGGCGCCCTTGCAAACTTGTCAGCACACACCGCCTACACCATGCAGGAGGTGCACCGCATCGCCGAGGCGGCCAAGGGAGCGGGACTCACACTGGTGCACCTGATGCAGTCTCTGGGGCACCTGGAATACGCCCTCAAGCTGCCGCAGTGGGCAGAGTTGCGGGAGGGCGAGAGCCCGGCAGAGGCGTGCCCTTCCCGACCCGCCACGGCCCGCCTGGTGACTGACGCCATCGACCAACTGATGAGTGCCATGCCCTCGTCCCTGGTGCACATTGGCGCCGACGAGGTATTCACGCTGGGCCAGTGTTCTCGCTGCCGCGCGCgggacatgaccccactcaatCTGTATCTGCACCATGTGCTGCACGTGGCCAAGCACGTCAGGACGCGGTGGGGCGTGCGTGTGCTCATGTGGGACGACATGGTGCGCCGCGCTCCCGTGCAGGCCCTACGCGCGTTGGCGGGCGTAGCGGAGCCCGTGGTGTGGGCGTACGGCCCGGACGTCACCCGCATGGTGCCTGCCTATATCCTTAGGACCTATGCCGCCATCTTTCCTAAAGTCTGGTTGGCGCCGGCCTTCAAGGGCGCCACCGGTCCGCGAGCCATCATGCCGGACGCCGCTCGCCACGCCGCCAACACGCTGGCGTGGGTGCAAGTCGCCCAGCGTATGCAACACGCGCGCCTCAACGTGGCTGGCCTGATCATCACCGGCTGGTCCCGCTACGACCACTTCTCAGTGTTGTGCGAGCTGCTGCCCCCCTCCACGCCCTCCCTGGTGCTGACGCTGCTCACTGCCTCCCGCGGCAGCCTCACCCCCGCCAGCCTGCAGGACGCACACGCCCTCCTCGACTGTCCGCCGCACGTCATGCTGAATCCTGCCCAGGACCGGCACCTGTGGGCTACCCGGGACTGTGCCTTCCCCGGGGCCAACGTGGCCGCGCTGCTGCACCGCTTCGCACGCCTTAGGGACGACGTGAAGGACATGCACCACGAGGCAGAGGAGAAGGGCGGCTGGCTCACACCCTACAATCTCCGCTATAATTTTTCCTCACCGGCACGGGTGCGCGAGGCGACAATGAGCCTGAGgtccctctcctccagcctgAAAGAGATGTATGAGGAAGCGCGCGCGGTGCTGTCACAGTACCACGACACCCACACAACCAAGGAGTGGACGGAGCAGCATCTAGACCCCCTCAACACCACACTGACCTCTCTGcgccgcgccgccaccacccTACTTAGCTTCACGGTGTGGCCCAGACGACCTCTCGACTTGACTCGTCCTAACCAACTCACCAAGACACTTCGAAATCACTCCCACTCTTCACTAACCCTCTAA